One Azoarcus sp. DN11 DNA segment encodes these proteins:
- a CDS encoding acyl-CoA dehydrogenase family protein, with protein MDFKDTPEEAAFREAVRAWLAANGQRRTRADEVFGEGLAEAAKLAHAKAWQAKKAAAGYAAITWPREAGGLEGTAMQQVIYQQEEAAYLVPQMIFEVSIGMGLPTVLRWAAPELKARFLRPGLAGEEIWCQLFSEPGAGSDTGAVRTRAVRDGDTWVVNGQKVWTSSAHFGDYGILLARTDWDKPKQEGLTMFIVDLKAPGVEIRPIHQMSGDSEFNEVFFTDVRIPDQYRLGPEGGGWKVMLSTLMQERLSVGGNLPTDLHEHLIDLARTCTWDERPAIEDARVRARIADAYLDQQGVALIISRGLTALSKGKTPGPEMSVTKLVAAKAMQDISSFAMELAGTEGLLGADALGGDWPYLQRLWLGSPGARIAGGTDEVLRNVIAERVLGLPGELRTDRNVPFRDLDRA; from the coding sequence ATGGACTTCAAAGATACTCCCGAAGAAGCCGCGTTCCGCGAAGCGGTGCGCGCCTGGCTGGCTGCCAACGGACAACGGCGCACGCGCGCGGACGAAGTGTTCGGCGAAGGTCTAGCCGAGGCCGCGAAGCTCGCCCACGCCAAGGCCTGGCAGGCGAAGAAGGCCGCCGCCGGGTACGCCGCGATCACTTGGCCGCGCGAAGCCGGCGGTCTGGAGGGCACCGCGATGCAGCAGGTGATCTACCAGCAGGAAGAGGCTGCCTATCTCGTTCCGCAGATGATCTTCGAGGTCAGCATCGGCATGGGCCTGCCCACCGTGCTGCGCTGGGCCGCGCCTGAACTCAAGGCGCGCTTCCTGCGCCCCGGGCTGGCCGGCGAGGAGATCTGGTGCCAGCTCTTCTCCGAGCCGGGCGCCGGCTCCGACACCGGCGCGGTGCGCACCCGCGCGGTACGGGACGGCGACACATGGGTCGTGAATGGCCAGAAGGTGTGGACCTCATCGGCGCATTTCGGCGACTACGGCATCCTGCTCGCCCGCACCGACTGGGACAAGCCCAAGCAGGAAGGGCTGACGATGTTCATCGTCGACCTCAAGGCGCCCGGCGTCGAGATCCGCCCGATCCACCAGATGTCCGGCGACTCGGAATTCAACGAGGTGTTCTTCACCGACGTGCGGATCCCGGATCAATACCGGCTCGGCCCGGAGGGCGGCGGCTGGAAGGTGATGCTCAGCACCCTGATGCAGGAACGCCTGTCCGTGGGCGGCAATCTGCCGACCGACCTGCACGAGCACCTGATCGACCTCGCGCGGACCTGCACCTGGGACGAGCGCCCGGCGATCGAGGACGCGCGGGTGCGCGCGCGCATCGCCGATGCTTATCTCGACCAGCAAGGCGTCGCGCTCATCATCTCGCGCGGCCTGACCGCCTTGTCGAAAGGCAAGACGCCCGGCCCCGAGATGTCCGTCACCAAGCTCGTCGCCGCGAAGGCGATGCAGGACATCTCGTCCTTCGCGATGGAACTCGCCGGCACCGAAGGGCTGCTCGGTGCCGACGCACTGGGCGGCGACTGGCCCTACCTGCAGCGCCTGTGGCTCGGCTCGCCCGGCGCCCGGATCGCCGGCGGCACGGACGAGGTGCTGCGCAACGTGATCGCCGAGCGCGT
- a CDS encoding acyl-CoA dehydrogenase family protein — protein MNFDFSDDQRLLQDAVRSMLAENSTSQAVREVLEGRASHCAKVWRNLNEMGAATAALPEAYGGAGLGYLELCLVAEEAGRHLAAVPLSSSIYLATEALLRAGNDAQKQRWLPGIAQGEVIATAALGGSERYRTPKPLAFDGQCLDGTSPVLLDGAIAQLAVLQVGADLILVDLNGPGVKRTALPTVDPTRPLAQIEFTATPAERLAAADGAAVARRVLDGAAVLLAFEQVGGAARILELARDYSLERKAFGRQIGSFQALKHKMADIYTRIELARAHAYYGAWALASDAPELPRAAAAARVAATRAFLFAAEEGIELHGGIGFTWEMDCHLYYRRARHLAQVIGSEHAWRARLADELIKEAA, from the coding sequence GTGAATTTCGATTTTTCCGACGACCAGCGCCTGCTGCAGGACGCGGTCCGCAGCATGCTCGCCGAGAACAGCACCTCGCAGGCGGTGCGCGAGGTGCTGGAGGGTCGCGCGAGCCACTGCGCGAAGGTCTGGCGCAACCTCAACGAGATGGGCGCGGCCACCGCGGCGCTCCCCGAGGCCTACGGCGGCGCCGGGCTCGGGTACCTGGAACTGTGCCTGGTGGCGGAGGAAGCCGGCCGCCACCTCGCCGCCGTGCCGCTGTCGTCGAGCATCTACCTCGCCACCGAGGCCTTGCTGCGCGCCGGCAACGACGCGCAAAAACAGCGCTGGCTGCCCGGCATCGCGCAGGGCGAGGTGATCGCCACCGCGGCCCTCGGGGGCAGCGAACGCTACCGCACGCCGAAGCCGCTCGCCTTCGACGGCCAATGCCTCGACGGCACCAGCCCGGTGCTGCTCGACGGCGCCATCGCGCAGCTCGCGGTCCTGCAGGTCGGCGCCGATCTGATCCTGGTCGACCTCAACGGCCCTGGCGTGAAGCGCACCGCGCTGCCGACGGTCGACCCCACGCGCCCGCTGGCGCAGATCGAGTTCACCGCCACGCCGGCCGAGCGCCTGGCGGCCGCCGATGGCGCAGCCGTCGCGCGCCGGGTGCTCGACGGGGCGGCCGTCCTGCTGGCATTCGAGCAGGTCGGGGGGGCGGCCCGTATCCTCGAACTCGCGCGCGACTACTCGCTCGAGCGCAAGGCTTTCGGCCGCCAGATCGGCAGCTTCCAGGCGCTCAAGCACAAGATGGCCGACATCTACACGCGCATCGAGCTCGCCCGCGCGCACGCCTACTACGGCGCCTGGGCGCTCGCCTCCGATGCCCCGGAACTGCCGCGGGCCGCCGCCGCGGCCCGCGTGGCCGCGACGCGCGCTTTCCTGTTCGCTGCGGAAGAAGGCATCGAACTGCATGGCGGCATCGGTTTCACGTGGGAGATGGATTGCCACCTCTACTACCGCCGCGCCCGTCACCTCGCGCAGGTGATCGGCAGCGAACACGCCTGGCGCGCCCGCCTCGCCGATGAACTGATCAAGGAGGCCGCATAA
- a CDS encoding 3-hydroxyacyl-CoA dehydrogenase NAD-binding domain-containing protein has product MTEVIHISVDADGIATLLFDRTDSTMNTMDMKFMDEMEAAVERLVSDDSIKGAIFTSGKPVFAAGADLKGIEASLEVQDTPVAERLARNASLSKLLRRMETCGKPVACAINGTALGGGTEIALACHYRVAADTQGIQLGLPEVQVGLLPGGGGTQRVSRLIGIQASMPVLVEGQALSAEKALRMGLIHKIVPADQLLAEARRWLVEEGDAVQPWDKKGYKVPGGAGPMSPAVAQMLVVSNAMLQARTFHNLPAPKAILSCLYEGPQLPMDKALEVEAKYFTQLQLDPVSRNMIRTLFINKGKADKLMHRPEGIPKTTFRKIGVVGAGLMGAGIAYHCAKLGIETVLIDRDQAGADKGKAYSVKRLEKDIAKGRMTQEKADAILARIHATTDYAGLADVELVVEAVFEDRAIKADVTRRLEAVLPKDAVIASNTSGLPITELAGAGERPQNFIGMHFFSPVERMPLVEIIRGRKTSPETLARALDLVQAMKKTPIVVNDGPGFFTSRFIGAYVNESLAMVTEGVNPALIENAAKMAGIPVGPLTVSDEIGLDTAYHASQQRKKDEGAAFRETPTFRLVEMLVGELGRHGRKNGKGFFDYAADGSKQLWPGLAELFPPLPEQPTVEEVKARMLYAQLVDAAKAMAEGIVIDPADGDIGAILGVGFPAYLGGPFSMMDTVGIAQVVAECDRLAARYGDQYAAPKLLRDMAAEGRTFYGPKRVTPPAAAR; this is encoded by the coding sequence ATGACTGAAGTCATCCATATCTCGGTGGACGCCGACGGCATCGCCACCCTCCTCTTCGACCGCACCGACAGCACCATGAACACCATGGACATGAAGTTCATGGACGAGATGGAGGCGGCGGTCGAGCGTCTCGTCAGCGACGATAGCATCAAGGGCGCGATCTTCACCTCGGGCAAGCCGGTGTTTGCCGCCGGCGCGGATCTGAAGGGGATCGAGGCCTCGCTCGAAGTGCAGGACACGCCGGTCGCGGAGCGCCTGGCACGCAACGCCTCGCTGTCGAAGCTGCTGCGCCGCATGGAAACCTGCGGCAAGCCGGTGGCCTGCGCGATCAACGGCACGGCCTTGGGCGGCGGCACGGAGATCGCGCTCGCCTGCCACTATCGCGTCGCGGCCGACACCCAGGGCATCCAGCTCGGCCTGCCCGAGGTCCAGGTCGGCCTGCTGCCCGGCGGCGGCGGGACCCAGCGCGTGTCGCGCCTGATCGGCATCCAGGCCTCGATGCCGGTTCTCGTCGAAGGTCAGGCGCTGAGCGCAGAGAAGGCGCTCAGGATGGGCCTGATCCACAAGATCGTGCCGGCCGACCAGTTGCTGGCCGAAGCGCGGCGCTGGCTCGTCGAAGAAGGCGACGCGGTGCAGCCGTGGGACAAGAAGGGCTACAAGGTGCCCGGCGGCGCGGGTCCGATGTCGCCCGCGGTCGCGCAGATGCTGGTCGTGAGCAACGCGATGCTGCAGGCCAGGACCTTCCACAACCTGCCCGCGCCGAAGGCCATCCTCTCCTGCCTGTACGAAGGGCCACAGCTGCCGATGGACAAGGCGCTGGAGGTCGAGGCCAAGTATTTCACGCAGCTCCAGCTCGACCCCGTGTCGCGCAACATGATCCGCACCCTGTTCATCAACAAGGGCAAGGCGGACAAGCTGATGCACCGCCCGGAAGGCATCCCGAAGACCACGTTCCGCAAGATCGGGGTCGTCGGGGCGGGCCTCATGGGGGCGGGCATAGCCTACCACTGCGCAAAGCTCGGCATCGAAACCGTGCTCATCGACCGTGACCAGGCCGGCGCCGACAAGGGCAAGGCCTACTCCGTGAAGCGCCTCGAAAAGGACATCGCGAAGGGGCGCATGACGCAGGAGAAGGCCGACGCGATCCTCGCGCGCATCCATGCGACCACCGACTATGCCGGCCTCGCCGACGTCGAGCTGGTCGTCGAGGCCGTCTTCGAGGACCGTGCGATCAAGGCCGACGTGACGCGCAGGCTGGAGGCCGTGCTGCCGAAGGATGCGGTGATCGCGTCGAACACTTCGGGCCTGCCGATCACCGAGCTGGCCGGGGCCGGCGAACGGCCGCAGAACTTCATCGGCATGCACTTCTTCTCGCCGGTCGAGCGCATGCCGCTCGTGGAGATCATCCGCGGGCGCAAGACCTCGCCCGAAACGCTGGCGCGTGCGCTGGACCTCGTGCAGGCGATGAAGAAGACCCCCATCGTCGTGAATGACGGACCGGGCTTCTTCACCAGCCGCTTCATCGGCGCCTACGTCAACGAGAGCCTCGCGATGGTCACCGAAGGAGTGAATCCGGCGCTGATCGAGAACGCCGCGAAGATGGCCGGCATCCCGGTCGGGCCGCTCACGGTGTCCGACGAGATCGGGCTCGACACCGCCTATCACGCCAGCCAGCAACGCAAGAAGGACGAAGGCGCGGCCTTCAGGGAAACGCCCACCTTCCGCCTAGTCGAGATGCTGGTCGGCGAACTCGGGCGGCACGGGCGCAAGAACGGCAAGGGCTTCTTCGACTATGCCGCGGACGGTAGCAAGCAGCTGTGGCCCGGCCTCGCCGAGCTCTTCCCGCCGCTCCCCGAGCAACCGACGGTCGAGGAGGTGAAGGCGCGCATGCTGTACGCGCAGCTGGTCGACGCCGCCAAGGCGATGGCCGAGGGCATCGTGATCGACCCGGCTGACGGCGACATCGGCGCGATCCTCGGCGTCGGCTTCCCGGCCTACCTCGGCGGACCGTTCTCGATGATGGACACCGTCGGCATCGCGCAGGTCGTCGCCGAGTGCGACCGCCTCGCGGCGCGCTATGGCGACCAGTACGCCGCCCCGAAGCTGCTGCGCGACATGGCCGCGGAAGGCCGGACCTTCTACGGCCCGAAGCGCGTGACCCCGCCCGCGGCGGCGCGCTGA
- a CDS encoding acetyl-CoA C-acetyltransferase, whose translation MTDVFIYDHVRTPRGKGKADGALAEITPVQLAAQMLQAVRDRNQLDSTLVEDVFLGCVCPVGEQGGNIARVAALVAGFDDSVPGVQVNRYCGSGLEAVNFAAAKVASGQVDLAIGGGVESMSRVPMGSDGGAMALDPQVAFKMYFTMQGVSADLLATLHGFTREQCDAYAVESQRRAARAWANGWFARSVVPVKDVLGLPVLAQDEAIRPDTTLASLAALKPAFLEMGTQYGFDGVALLKYPQLEAIRHMHHAGNSSGIVDGAAAVLVGNREIGERTGLKPRARIRSVATVGSEPTLMLDAPSYAAQKAVRKAGMNASDIGLWELNEAFSSVVLCLMERLDVPHDRINVNGGAIAMGHPLGATGAMILGTLLDEMERRQVGTGLVTLCEAAGMGTATVIELV comes from the coding sequence ATGACGGACGTCTTCATCTACGACCACGTGCGCACGCCGCGCGGCAAGGGCAAGGCCGACGGGGCGCTTGCCGAGATCACCCCGGTGCAGCTCGCCGCGCAGATGCTGCAGGCGGTGCGCGATCGCAACCAGCTCGATTCGACACTGGTCGAGGACGTGTTCCTCGGCTGCGTGTGCCCGGTCGGCGAACAGGGCGGGAACATTGCCCGCGTCGCCGCGCTGGTCGCCGGCTTCGATGACAGCGTGCCGGGCGTGCAGGTCAACCGCTACTGCGGATCCGGCCTGGAGGCGGTGAACTTCGCGGCGGCCAAGGTCGCGAGCGGCCAGGTCGACCTCGCCATCGGCGGTGGCGTGGAGAGCATGTCGCGCGTGCCGATGGGCAGCGACGGCGGCGCGATGGCGCTCGATCCGCAGGTGGCCTTCAAGATGTATTTCACGATGCAGGGCGTGAGCGCCGACCTCCTCGCGACCCTGCACGGCTTCACCCGCGAACAGTGCGATGCCTATGCCGTGGAGAGCCAGCGGCGCGCCGCCCGGGCGTGGGCCAACGGCTGGTTCGCGCGCTCGGTAGTGCCCGTGAAGGACGTGCTCGGGCTGCCCGTACTGGCTCAGGACGAGGCGATCCGCCCGGATACGACGCTAGCATCGCTCGCCGCGCTGAAGCCCGCCTTCTTGGAGATGGGCACGCAGTACGGCTTCGACGGCGTGGCGTTGCTGAAATACCCGCAGCTCGAAGCGATACGGCACATGCACCACGCCGGCAACAGCTCCGGCATCGTCGACGGCGCCGCGGCGGTGCTGGTCGGCAACCGCGAGATTGGTGAACGCACCGGGCTCAAGCCGCGCGCGCGCATCCGCTCGGTGGCGACGGTCGGCTCGGAGCCGACGCTGATGCTCGACGCGCCGAGTTACGCGGCGCAGAAAGCCGTGCGCAAGGCCGGCATGAACGCATCCGACATCGGCCTGTGGGAACTCAACGAAGCTTTCTCCTCGGTCGTGCTGTGCCTGATGGAGCGTCTCGACGTGCCGCATGACCGCATCAACGTCAATGGCGGCGCGATCGCCATGGGGCATCCGCTGGGCGCGACCGGCGCCATGATCCTCGGCACCCTCCTCGACGAAATGGAACGCCGCCAGGTCGGCACCGGCCTCGTCACGCTGTGCGAGGCGGCCGGCATGGGCACGGCCACCGTCATCGAGCTCGTCTGA
- a CDS encoding TetR/AcrR family transcriptional regulator, which yields MKQRAIPSQARARFTVETILEAASEILRVEGVDAVTTRKIAARAGVSVGAVYQYFPDKEAILIEISKRIMDEESEAASPELFRLHRKSLDEMLQALFRNTVRTETRLYSLGRDYYRRYARQMQFGRAQGLGRGPRTSEQLVANMEMLLKQHADVVGEPDIQLASFMLVRGMRTLLATLVEERPELLQSPSLVPMMVRIARAINDSRDGAGESVGQEHLPHSGS from the coding sequence ATGAAACAGCGGGCGATCCCGTCACAGGCGCGCGCGCGCTTCACGGTCGAGACCATTCTCGAAGCCGCGAGCGAGATCCTGCGCGTGGAGGGCGTCGATGCCGTGACCACGCGCAAGATCGCGGCGCGGGCGGGCGTGTCCGTCGGCGCCGTGTACCAGTACTTCCCCGACAAGGAAGCGATCCTCATCGAGATCAGCAAACGCATCATGGACGAGGAGTCGGAGGCCGCCTCGCCGGAACTCTTCCGGCTGCACCGCAAGTCCCTCGACGAGATGCTGCAGGCGCTGTTCCGCAACACGGTGCGCACCGAGACGCGGCTCTATTCGCTGGGGCGCGACTACTACCGCCGCTACGCGCGCCAGATGCAGTTCGGCCGCGCGCAAGGCCTCGGCCGCGGGCCGCGCACCTCCGAGCAACTCGTCGCGAACATGGAAATGCTGCTCAAGCAGCACGCCGACGTGGTCGGCGAGCCCGACATCCAACTCGCGTCCTTCATGCTCGTGCGCGGCATGCGCACCCTCCTCGCGACCCTCGTCGAGGAACGCCCGGAACTGCTGCAATCGCCGTCGCTGGTGCCGATGATGGTGCGGATTGCGCGGGCGATCAACGATTCGCGCGACGGGGCAGGGGAGTCCGTGGGGCAGGAACATCTGCCACATTCAGGTAGCTGA
- a CDS encoding DEAD/DEAH box helicase family protein, with product MTENQTPEQKARDNIDALLAQAGWIVQSAKKIDLNVGQGQAVREYQTDVGPADYVLFVDKKAVGVIEAKKEELGHKITEVEEQTEGYSVAKLKWVNNKEPLPFLYESTGIITRFTDVRDPKPRSREVFNFHRPETLKEWLSQGASLRQRLQHIPELNPEHRPAQELRLRDCQETAITNLEASFKADRPRALIQMATGAGKTYTAITSIYRLLKHAQGKRILFLVDTRNLGEQAEQEMMSYVPLDDNRKFTELYNVQRLKSSYVAKDSQVCISTIQRLYSILKGSELDEAAEETNPAELLQPKAPLPVVYNEKIPPEFFDFIYIDECHRSIYNLWQQVLDYFDASLIGLTATPDNRTYGFFRKNVVSDYSHEKAVADGVNVGNEIYVIETQITQAGAQISAQQQVERREKLTRKKRWEMQDENEAYSATQLDRKIVNPDQIRTVIRTFRDQLPEIFPGRQEVPKTLIFAKTDSHADDIIQTVREEFGEGNAFCKKLTYKIDEDPKSVLAQFRNDYYPRIAVTVDMIATGTDVKSLECLLFMRDVKSRNYFEQMKGRGTRTLDLDELRKVTPSAVSAKTHYVIVDAIGVTKSLKTASQPLITKPSVPLKDLAMAVMMGASDEDTVSSLAGRLARLNKQLDTDDQRRIRDAAGGLTLTQLVGQLFAAIDADDVEAKALQLAGQPLGSDPGDAKRQQAQEQLVQAAAGVFNGELVELIDAIRRDKEQTIDHDNLDTVLRAEWDKNAASNAQALANEFGEYLNAHRDSITALTIFFSQPYRRRELSFELIRQVLDKLRADKPQLAPLRVWQAYRQLDDYKGEQPVSELSALVALIRRVCGMDDQLSTFDDTVRRNFQNWIMKQHSGGSEKFNEEQMAWLRMVRDHVASSFHIARDDLDMSPFDGQGGLGRMFQLFGARMDPLLDELNDVLVA from the coding sequence ATGACCGAAAACCAGACCCCCGAACAGAAAGCCCGCGACAACATCGACGCGCTGCTCGCGCAGGCGGGCTGGATCGTTCAGTCGGCAAAGAAGATCGACCTCAACGTCGGCCAGGGGCAGGCCGTGCGCGAATACCAGACTGACGTTGGCCCGGCCGACTACGTGTTGTTCGTCGACAAAAAGGCGGTTGGGGTCATCGAAGCCAAGAAGGAGGAACTCGGCCACAAGATTACCGAGGTAGAGGAGCAAACCGAGGGCTACTCCGTCGCCAAGCTGAAATGGGTCAACAACAAGGAGCCGTTGCCCTTCCTCTACGAGAGCACCGGCATCATCACCCGCTTCACCGACGTGCGCGACCCCAAACCCCGCTCCCGCGAGGTGTTCAATTTCCACCGTCCGGAAACCCTCAAGGAGTGGCTATCCCAAGGTGCGAGCCTGCGCCAGCGCTTGCAGCACATTCCTGAACTCAATCCGGAGCACCGACCTGCGCAGGAACTGCGCCTGCGCGACTGTCAGGAAACCGCGATCACCAACCTAGAAGCCTCCTTCAAGGCCGACCGACCGCGCGCGCTGATCCAGATGGCCACCGGCGCCGGCAAGACCTACACCGCGATCACCTCGATCTACCGGCTGCTCAAGCACGCGCAAGGCAAACGCATCCTGTTTCTCGTCGACACCCGGAACCTCGGCGAACAGGCCGAGCAGGAGATGATGTCCTACGTGCCGCTCGACGATAACCGCAAGTTCACCGAGCTCTATAACGTCCAGAGGCTGAAGTCCTCCTATGTGGCCAAGGACAGCCAGGTCTGCATCAGCACCATCCAGCGCCTGTATTCCATCCTCAAGGGCAGCGAGCTCGACGAAGCCGCCGAGGAGACGAACCCGGCCGAGCTGCTGCAACCGAAGGCGCCGCTGCCCGTCGTGTACAACGAAAAGATCCCGCCGGAGTTCTTCGACTTCATCTACATCGACGAGTGCCACCGCTCGATCTACAACCTCTGGCAGCAGGTGCTCGATTACTTCGACGCCAGCCTTATCGGCCTCACCGCGACGCCCGACAACCGCACCTACGGCTTCTTCAGGAAGAACGTGGTCAGCGACTACAGTCACGAAAAAGCCGTCGCCGACGGCGTGAACGTCGGCAATGAAATCTACGTCATCGAAACGCAGATCACCCAGGCCGGTGCCCAGATCAGCGCCCAGCAGCAGGTCGAGCGCCGCGAAAAGCTGACCCGCAAGAAACGCTGGGAAATGCAGGACGAAAACGAGGCCTATTCGGCCACCCAGCTCGACCGCAAGATCGTCAACCCGGACCAGATCCGCACCGTCATCCGCACGTTCCGCGACCAGTTGCCTGAGATTTTCCCCGGCCGCCAGGAAGTGCCGAAGACGCTGATCTTCGCCAAGACCGACAGCCACGCCGACGACATCATCCAGACCGTGCGCGAGGAATTCGGCGAGGGCAACGCCTTCTGCAAGAAGCTCACCTACAAGATCGACGAAGACCCCAAGTCGGTGCTCGCCCAGTTCCGCAACGATTATTACCCGCGCATCGCCGTCACCGTGGACATGATCGCCACCGGCACCGACGTCAAGTCGCTCGAATGCCTGCTGTTCATGCGCGACGTGAAGAGCCGCAACTACTTCGAGCAGATGAAGGGGCGCGGCACGCGCACGCTGGACCTCGACGAGCTGCGCAAGGTCACGCCCTCGGCCGTCAGCGCCAAGACGCACTACGTGATCGTCGACGCGATCGGCGTCACCAAGTCGCTCAAGACCGCGAGCCAGCCGCTGATCACCAAACCCTCGGTGCCGCTCAAGGACCTGGCGATGGCGGTGATGATGGGCGCGAGCGACGAAGACACGGTGTCCTCGCTCGCGGGCCGGCTCGCGCGCCTCAACAAGCAGCTCGACACCGATGACCAGCGCCGCATCCGCGATGCCGCCGGCGGCCTTACGCTGACCCAGCTCGTCGGCCAGCTTTTCGCCGCCATCGACGCCGACGACGTCGAGGCGAAGGCGCTGCAACTCGCCGGCCAGCCGCTTGGCAGCGACCCCGGCGATGCCAAACGCCAGCAGGCGCAGGAGCAGCTCGTGCAAGCCGCCGCCGGCGTTTTCAATGGCGAACTGGTCGAACTCATCGACGCCATCCGGCGCGACAAGGAACAGACCATCGACCACGACAACCTCGACACCGTGCTGCGCGCCGAGTGGGACAAGAACGCCGCGAGTAACGCGCAGGCGCTGGCGAATGAATTTGGCGAGTACCTGAACGCGCACCGCGACAGCATCACCGCCCTCACCATCTTCTTCAGCCAACCGTACCGCCGGCGCGAACTCAGCTTCGAGCTGATCCGCCAGGTACTCGACAAGCTGCGCGCCGATAAACCCCAGCTTGCTCCCTTGCGTGTCTGGCAGGCCTACCGCCAGCTCGACGACTACAAGGGCGAGCAGCCGGTCAGCGAACTCTCGGCGCTGGTCGCGCTGATCCGCCGCGTCTGCGGCATGGACGACCAGCTCTCGACCTTCGACGACACGGTGCGCCGCAATTTCCAGAACTGGATCATGAAACAGCATTCGGGCGGCAGCGAAAAGTTCAACGAAGAGCAGATGGCTTGGTTGCGCATGGTCCGCGACCACGTCGCGAGCTCCTTCCACATCGCGCGCGACGACCTCGACATGTCGCCGTTCGACGGCCAGGGCGGCCTGGGCCGGATGTTCCAGCTCTTCGGCGCGCGCATGGACCCGCTGCTCGACGAGTTGAACGACGTGCTGGTCGCCTGA
- a CDS encoding type II toxin-antitoxin system VapC family toxin, whose product MIYLLDTNVCIHLLNERSASIQNHFRAHASADIALCSVVKAELLHGARRSQRMEANLLLLEAFFAPLQSLPFDDACAEHYGRIRADRSGQGRAIGPNDLLIAAIARAHDATLVTHNTGEFGWVPGLRLEDWDVA is encoded by the coding sequence ATGATTTACCTGCTCGATACCAACGTCTGCATCCATCTTCTGAACGAGCGGAGCGCCAGCATCCAGAACCACTTCCGCGCACATGCGTCGGCCGACATCGCGCTGTGCAGCGTCGTCAAGGCCGAACTCCTCCACGGCGCCCGGCGCAGTCAGCGCATGGAAGCCAATCTGCTCCTTCTCGAGGCGTTTTTCGCTCCTCTGCAGAGCCTGCCTTTCGATGATGCCTGTGCCGAACACTACGGCCGCATTCGTGCCGACCGGTCGGGCCAGGGGCGAGCGATCGGCCCGAACGATCTGCTGATCGCCGCCATCGCCCGCGCCCACGATGCGACGCTGGTCACGCATAACACCGGAGAGTTCGGTTGGGTGCCGGGACTGCGGCTGGAAGATTGGGACGTGGCGTGA